A window of Proteus columbae contains these coding sequences:
- the hflC gene encoding protease modulator HflC — translation MRKVIAVVAVIILALLYSSVFVVQQYERGIILRFAKVVRDAENKPVVYEPGLHFKIPFIENVKKLDARIQTMNIQQDRFLSGENKDLLVDSYLKWRISDFSTYYLATGGGNTTQAETLLRRKFSDRLRSEIGRMSVNQIITDSRGRLTIDVRNALNEGTPSRDSSAADDAIAIAAKKVAEETKGQAPAINMNSMAALGIEVIDVRIKQINLPMEVSEAIYQRMRAEREAVARRHRSQGQEQAVKIRAAADKTVTETLAESERESLRLRGEGDAQATKLFADAFNQDPDFYAFIRSLRAYEKSFNQDGNDVMVLSPDSDFLRYMKAPTKARAIEE, via the coding sequence ATGCGTAAAGTTATCGCTGTTGTTGCAGTTATTATTTTAGCGTTGTTGTACTCTTCTGTATTTGTCGTTCAACAGTATGAGCGTGGTATTATTTTACGCTTTGCGAAAGTTGTACGTGATGCTGAAAATAAACCTGTTGTTTATGAACCTGGTCTTCATTTTAAAATTCCATTTATTGAGAATGTGAAAAAACTGGATGCGCGTATTCAAACTATGAATATCCAGCAAGACCGTTTCTTATCAGGTGAGAATAAAGACTTATTAGTCGACTCTTATCTGAAATGGCGTATCAGTGATTTCAGCACCTACTATCTGGCAACAGGTGGTGGTAATACAACGCAAGCGGAAACATTACTGCGTCGTAAATTCAGTGACCGCTTACGTTCTGAGATTGGTCGTATGAGCGTAAACCAAATTATTACGGATTCTCGTGGTCGTTTAACCATTGATGTTCGTAATGCACTGAATGAAGGTACTCCATCTCGTGATTCAAGTGCTGCTGATGATGCGATTGCCATTGCTGCGAAGAAAGTAGCTGAAGAAACCAAAGGTCAAGCGCCTGCTATCAATATGAACAGTATGGCGGCTTTAGGTATTGAAGTGATTGACGTTCGAATCAAGCAAATCAACTTACCTATGGAAGTTTCTGAGGCGATTTATCAGCGTATGCGTGCAGAGCGTGAAGCCGTTGCTCGTCGTCACCGCTCACAAGGTCAAGAGCAAGCTGTGAAAATTCGTGCAGCTGCGGATAAGACCGTAACAGAGACACTTGCTGAATCTGAGCGTGAATCATTACGTCTTCGCGGTGAAGGTGATGCCCAGGCGACTAAACTGTTTGCTGATGCGTTCAACCAAGATCCAGACTTCTATGCCTTCATTCGTAGCTTACGTGCTTATGAAAAGAGCTTTAACCAAGATGGTAATGACGTCATGGTGTTAAGCCCAGATAGCGATTTCTTACGCTATATGAAAGCACCAACAAAAGCGCGAGCGATTGAAGAGTAA
- the rlmB gene encoding 23S rRNA (guanosine(2251)-2'-O)-methyltransferase RlmB — MIYGIHAVTALLERDPARFKEVYVLKGREDRRLTPVIHELEAQGILVQVANRQWLDSQTEGAVHQGIIAKVKPGRQYQEQDLPDLLAKVDTPFLLVLDGVTDPHNLGACLRSADAAGVHAVIVPKDRSAQLNATAKKVACGAAESVPLIKVTNLARTLRFLQEENVWIVGTAGEADHTLYQSKLTGPMALVMGAEGEGMRRLTREHCDELISIPMAGTVSSLNVSVATGVCLFEAMRQRIIVK, encoded by the coding sequence ATTATTTATGGTATTCACGCAGTAACCGCATTACTTGAGCGTGATCCTGCACGTTTTAAAGAAGTTTATGTATTAAAAGGGCGTGAAGATCGCCGTTTAACACCTGTTATTCATGAATTAGAAGCTCAAGGCATTCTAGTTCAAGTGGCTAATCGCCAATGGTTAGATAGCCAAACAGAAGGTGCTGTTCACCAAGGTATTATTGCTAAAGTAAAACCAGGTCGTCAGTATCAAGAACAAGATTTACCAGACTTATTAGCTAAAGTTGATACACCTTTCTTATTAGTGCTAGATGGTGTTACTGATCCCCATAATTTAGGGGCTTGTTTACGTAGCGCAGATGCAGCTGGTGTGCATGCTGTTATCGTTCCAAAAGATCGTTCTGCACAATTAAACGCAACAGCCAAAAAAGTGGCTTGTGGTGCAGCAGAAAGTGTACCTTTAATTAAAGTGACTAACCTTGCTCGTACATTACGTTTCCTGCAAGAAGAGAACGTTTGGATTGTCGGCACAGCAGGCGAAGCAGATCATACTTTATATCAAAGCAAACTCACTGGCCCAATGGCATTAGTGATGGGCGCTGAAGGTGAAGGTATGCGTCGTTTAACTCGAGAGCATTGTGATGAGCTGATTAGTATCCCAATGGCGGGTACGGTGTCTTCACTCAACGTTTCTGTGGCAACCGGCGTTTGCTTATTTGAAGCGATGCGCCAGCGTATTATCGTGAAATAA
- a CDS encoding type B 50S ribosomal protein L31 encodes MKLGIHPQYRTVIFHDTSADAYFKVGSTIQTEKTIEYEGQTYPYVTLDVSSQSHPFYTGKQKAHSQEGNVARFNKRFGQFIK; translated from the coding sequence ATGAAACTAGGTATCCACCCTCAATATCGAACAGTGATTTTCCATGACACTAGTGCAGATGCTTATTTTAAAGTGGGTTCAACCATCCAAACGGAAAAGACAATAGAGTATGAGGGGCAAACATACCCTTATGTGACGTTAGATGTCTCCTCTCAATCACACCCATTTTATACCGGTAAGCAGAAGGCACATTCTCAAGAAGGTAATGTGGCACGCTTTAATAAACGTTTTGGTCAATTTATTAAGTAA
- the ykgO gene encoding type B 50S ribosomal protein L36 encodes MQVLSSLKSAKQRHPDCKVVRRRGRLYVICKSNPRFKAVQG; translated from the coding sequence ATGCAGGTATTAAGTTCATTGAAAAGCGCTAAACAACGCCATCCAGATTGTAAAGTGGTGCGTCGCCGTGGTCGCCTTTATGTAATTTGTAAGTCAAATCCACGTTTTAAAGCTGTTCAGGGGTAA
- the rplI gene encoding 50S ribosomal protein L9, with translation MQIILLDKVANLGSLGDQVNVKSGYARNYLIPQGKAVSATKKNIEFFEARRAELEAKLAETLAAAEARAAKINALGSVTISSKAGDEGKLFGSIGTRDIADAVTAAGVEMCKSEVRLPNGVLRTTGDHEVHFQVHSDVFAELNVIIVAE, from the coding sequence ATGCAAATTATTCTGCTTGATAAAGTAGCGAATCTGGGTAGCCTGGGTGATCAGGTTAACGTAAAATCGGGCTATGCTCGTAACTATTTAATCCCACAGGGTAAAGCTGTTTCTGCGACTAAGAAAAACATCGAGTTTTTCGAAGCGCGTCGTGCTGAGTTAGAAGCTAAATTAGCTGAAACTTTAGCAGCAGCTGAAGCTCGTGCAGCGAAGATCAATGCACTGGGTTCTGTCACTATCAGCTCTAAAGCGGGTGACGAAGGTAAACTGTTTGGTTCAATCGGTACTCGTGACATCGCTGATGCAGTAACTGCAGCTGGCGTTGAAATGTGTAAGAGCGAAGTTCGCCTGCCAAATGGCGTTCTGCGTACTACTGGTGACCACGAAGTTCACTTCCAAGTTCACAGTGACGTATTCGCTGAACTGAATGTTATCATTGTTGCTGAATAA
- the nsrR gene encoding nitric oxide-sensing transcriptional repressor NsrR, with amino-acid sequence MQLTSFTDYGLRALIYMASLPEGKMTSITEVTQVYGVSRNHMVKIINQLSHLGFVEAIRGKNGGIRLGKPATNIIVGEVVRALEPLSLVNCSAEFCHITPACRLKLVLNQAIEQFLKELDRHTLAELVENNSSLYKLLLEDV; translated from the coding sequence GTGCAATTAACCAGTTTTACAGATTATGGATTGCGAGCATTGATATATATGGCTTCACTGCCAGAAGGCAAAATGACGAGTATCACTGAAGTGACACAAGTCTATGGTGTCTCGCGTAACCATATGGTGAAAATTATTAATCAACTTAGCCATTTAGGTTTTGTTGAGGCTATTCGCGGTAAAAATGGAGGGATCCGTTTAGGCAAGCCTGCAACAAACATCATCGTGGGTGAGGTTGTTCGTGCTTTAGAGCCACTTTCATTAGTAAACTGTAGTGCTGAGTTTTGCCACATTACCCCAGCTTGTCGACTAAAACTGGTGTTAAATCAGGCAATTGAGCAGTTTTTGAAAGAGTTAGACCGTCACACACTCGCCGAGCTAGTTGAAAATAATAGCTCCTTATATAAATTGTTATTAGAAGATGTTTGA
- the hflK gene encoding FtsH protease activity modulator HflK, with the protein MAWNQPGNNGQDRDPWGNRNSGNNNGDGNGNSNGNQGGRNRGASDLDDMFRKLSEKLGGFGGKKGGNSSSGQNGGPRSNAGNLLISLALGAVVVVWAASGFYTIKEAEQGVVTRFGKFYQIVEPGLNWKPTFIDEVQPVNVKTIRDLTTGGMMLTSDENMVQVEINVQYVVSDPETFLFNLTTPINSLGQATDSAVRGVIGRSEMEKILTSNRSEIRDQTRQELEETIRPYNMGISIVDVNFQVARPPEAVKAAFDDVIAAREEEQKTIRQAEAYKNEVLPLAKGNAQRMIEEATAYKTSVVMKAEGEVASFAKILPEYRAAPEITRERLYIETMEKVLSKTRKVIANDKGNSMLVLPLEQMLRQQPQSAPSNTFEAPARVTAPAPAANPAPAQKPATTTYGNGGYGSNNGGYGQPYGNNQGGQ; encoded by the coding sequence ATGGCGTGGAATCAGCCCGGTAACAACGGACAAGACCGCGACCCGTGGGGTAACCGAAACAGCGGCAATAATAATGGCGATGGCAACGGTAACTCTAACGGCAATCAAGGAGGTCGGAATCGCGGAGCATCAGATCTCGATGATATGTTCCGTAAACTGAGTGAAAAGCTTGGTGGTTTCGGCGGTAAAAAAGGTGGAAACTCCTCTTCTGGGCAAAATGGCGGTCCTCGTAGCAATGCTGGAAATCTTTTGATTTCTCTTGCATTAGGTGCGGTAGTCGTGGTTTGGGCTGCAAGTGGTTTTTATACCATCAAAGAGGCAGAACAAGGCGTAGTGACTCGTTTTGGTAAATTTTACCAAATCGTTGAACCTGGTCTGAACTGGAAACCGACTTTTATTGATGAAGTTCAGCCTGTTAACGTAAAAACTATCCGTGATTTAACCACGGGTGGTATGATGTTAACGTCAGATGAAAACATGGTTCAAGTTGAGATAAACGTGCAGTATGTTGTCTCCGATCCAGAAACATTCCTGTTTAACCTGACAACACCAATTAACAGCTTAGGTCAGGCAACTGACAGCGCAGTACGTGGCGTTATTGGTCGTTCAGAAATGGAAAAAATTCTGACTTCTAACCGTTCAGAAATTCGTGACCAAACACGTCAAGAATTAGAAGAGACTATCCGTCCTTATAACATGGGTATCTCGATTGTGGACGTCAACTTCCAAGTTGCTCGCCCACCAGAAGCGGTAAAAGCGGCATTCGATGACGTAATCGCTGCCCGTGAAGAAGAGCAAAAAACAATTCGTCAAGCTGAAGCGTATAAAAACGAAGTGTTACCGTTAGCAAAAGGTAACGCGCAACGTATGATTGAAGAAGCGACTGCTTATAAAACCAGTGTGGTGATGAAAGCAGAAGGTGAGGTAGCAAGCTTTGCTAAAATCTTACCTGAATATCGTGCTGCTCCTGAAATTACTCGCGAGCGTCTTTACATTGAAACGATGGAAAAAGTGCTATCAAAAACACGTAAAGTTATCGCTAATGATAAAGGTAACAGCATGTTAGTGCTGCCTTTAGAGCAAATGTTACGTCAGCAACCTCAATCTGCACCATCGAATACGTTTGAGGCGCCAGCTCGTGTAACGGCACCTGCTCCAGCTGCAAATCCAGCACCGGCACAAAAACCAGCAACAACGACTTATGGTAATGGTGGATATGGTAGTAATAATGGCGGTTATGGTCAGCCTTACGGCAATAATCAAGGAGGACAATAA
- the rnr gene encoding ribonuclease R, whose translation MSKDPFQDREAEKYASPIASREYILEEMKKRTAPMSREDLAQALKISGEEDLEALRRRLRAMERDGQLVFTRRQCYALPERLDLWKGKVIGHRDGYGFLRAEGQKDDLYLSQDEMKKTMHGDVILAQPLGMDRKGRREGRVVRVIEPRNNQIVGRYFIESGMGFVVPDDSRLSFDILIPKEDIMGARMGNVVVVEITTRPTRRTQAVGRIVEILGETMGTGIAVEIALRTHEIPYTWPEKVTKEVADLKEEVPESAKQGRVDLRKLPLITIDGEDARDFDDAVYCERKKGGGWRLWVAIADVSYYVRPQTALDTEARSRGNSVYFPSQVVPMLPEVLSNGLCSLNPQVDRLCMVCEMTVSEQGRLSSYKFYEAVMSSHARMTYTKVWKIIQGDEELREHYKPIVQDIEHLYELYQVLDKAREQRGAIGFESEEAKFIFNAERRIERIEPVVRNDAHKLIEECMILANIAAARFVEKNEEPALYRIHDKPKEESVLNLRSVFNELGLTLPGGLTPEPADYARVMKEVEERPDREMLQTMILRSMKQAIYDPENRGHFGLALKSYAHFTSPIRRYPDLALHRAIKYQIAKQAGHGSQRWTPTGGYHSDMDTMLQLGEHCSLTERRADEATRDVADWLKCDFMLDQIGQQFTGIITSVTGFGFFVRLNDLFIDGLVHVSTLNNDYYQYDNVGQRLIGESSGQVYRLGDEVEVKVEAVSMDERTIDFSLISTTRTARNPGKTARVRGLKGEKDKKNASSSKSRRRDASKDKNFEPDSAFKKGKSSGRGNASKDKAVKDQVAKDKASSKRKKASSQTKKIEAKLKAKRAAKRDNA comes from the coding sequence ATGTCAAAAGATCCTTTTCAGGATAGAGAAGCAGAGAAATACGCCTCTCCAATTGCTAGTCGTGAATATATTTTAGAAGAAATGAAAAAACGCACGGCACCAATGAGTCGTGAAGATTTAGCACAGGCGTTAAAAATTTCTGGTGAAGAAGACTTAGAAGCGTTGCGTCGCCGTTTAAGAGCAATGGAACGTGATGGTCAATTAGTTTTTACCCGTCGCCAATGCTACGCATTACCTGAACGCCTTGATTTGTGGAAAGGCAAGGTAATCGGTCACCGCGATGGTTATGGTTTTTTACGTGCAGAAGGTCAAAAAGATGACCTCTATCTTTCACAAGATGAAATGAAAAAAACTATGCATGGCGATGTGATCCTTGCTCAACCTTTAGGTATGGATAGAAAAGGTCGCCGTGAAGGTCGTGTTGTTCGTGTTATTGAACCTCGAAATAACCAAATTGTAGGTCGCTATTTTATTGAGTCAGGTATGGGATTTGTTGTACCTGATGATAGCCGTTTAAGCTTTGATATTCTTATTCCTAAAGAAGATATCATGGGCGCACGAATGGGAAATGTGGTTGTTGTTGAAATCACAACAAGACCTACTCGTCGCACTCAAGCAGTAGGACGTATCGTTGAGATCCTAGGCGAAACGATGGGAACAGGTATTGCAGTAGAAATTGCTCTGCGTACTCATGAGATCCCTTATACATGGCCTGAAAAAGTCACAAAAGAAGTTGCTGATTTAAAAGAAGAAGTACCAGAGTCAGCTAAGCAAGGACGTGTTGATTTACGCAAATTACCATTAATTACCATTGATGGTGAAGATGCACGAGATTTTGACGATGCGGTTTATTGTGAACGTAAGAAAGGCGGAGGCTGGCGTTTATGGGTCGCAATTGCGGATGTGAGCTATTATGTGCGTCCACAAACGGCATTAGATACAGAAGCGCGTAGCCGAGGAAACTCTGTTTATTTTCCTTCTCAAGTAGTGCCGATGTTGCCAGAAGTTCTGTCTAATGGATTGTGTTCATTAAATCCACAAGTTGACCGCTTATGTATGGTTTGCGAGATGACGGTTTCTGAACAAGGGCGTCTTTCTTCTTATAAATTCTATGAAGCAGTAATGAGTTCTCATGCACGAATGACTTACACCAAAGTGTGGAAAATCATTCAAGGCGATGAGGAACTGCGTGAACACTATAAACCTATCGTTCAAGATATTGAGCATTTATATGAATTGTATCAAGTGCTAGATAAGGCGCGTGAGCAACGTGGTGCGATTGGTTTTGAATCAGAAGAAGCGAAGTTTATCTTTAATGCAGAGCGTCGTATTGAGCGTATTGAGCCAGTGGTTCGTAATGATGCACACAAATTGATTGAAGAGTGCATGATCCTTGCTAATATCGCAGCCGCTCGCTTTGTTGAGAAAAACGAAGAACCTGCACTTTATCGTATTCATGATAAGCCTAAAGAAGAGAGTGTCCTGAATTTGCGTTCAGTCTTTAATGAATTAGGGTTAACGTTGCCAGGAGGCTTAACGCCAGAGCCAGCAGACTACGCGCGTGTTATGAAAGAGGTTGAAGAGCGCCCTGATCGTGAAATGCTGCAAACCATGATCTTACGTTCTATGAAGCAAGCGATTTACGATCCTGAAAATCGTGGACACTTTGGTTTAGCATTGAAATCTTATGCTCACTTTACCTCGCCAATTCGTCGTTACCCTGACTTAGCCTTGCATCGCGCAATTAAATATCAAATTGCGAAACAAGCAGGTCACGGTTCACAGCGTTGGACACCAACAGGTGGCTACCATAGTGATATGGACACCATGTTGCAATTAGGCGAGCACTGCTCTTTAACTGAGCGCCGTGCTGATGAAGCAACACGAGATGTCGCTGATTGGCTGAAATGTGACTTTATGCTGGATCAAATTGGTCAACAATTTACAGGTATTATCACCAGCGTAACGGGCTTTGGTTTCTTTGTCCGCTTAAACGATCTGTTTATCGATGGTTTGGTGCATGTTTCCACATTAAATAATGATTACTATCAATATGACAATGTTGGTCAGCGCTTGATTGGTGAGTCTTCAGGGCAAGTTTATCGCCTTGGTGATGAAGTGGAAGTGAAAGTGGAAGCAGTGAGTATGGATGAACGTACTATTGACTTCTCTTTAATTTCAACAACACGTACCGCGCGTAATCCGGGTAAAACAGCCCGTGTTCGTGGCCTCAAAGGTGAAAAAGACAAGAAAAACGCAAGTTCTAGTAAGTCTCGTCGTCGTGATGCAAGCAAAGACAAAAACTTTGAGCCAGATAGTGCTTTCAAAAAAGGCAAATCATCAGGTCGAGGTAATGCGAGCAAAGACAAAGCTGTAAAAGACCAAGTTGCGAAAGATAAAGCAAGTAGCAAACGTAAGAAAGCATCATCACAAACCAAAAAGATAGAGGCAAAACTTAAAGCTAAACGCGCAGCCAAACGCGATAACGCATAA
- a CDS encoding LysM-like peptidoglycan-binding domain-containing protein: protein MATRNKKDVTAIHNTDSQINNEVNMGKFPGLHRRAILVIAIALLVVFFWPTSENTSEPPQPSSSTNDLPVPIASSTNDPAYQTPIPQAQNNSNAEPGISPSIEAPTTNDHEGNIAQTTPQQDTQSTPAQTWQTYTIKEGQTLAQLFRDNQLPVNDAFSMAKSEDQQKSLSQLRSGQAIRLQRNPQGDVSMLEVTNSAGTVITYTRLSDGSYYRTP from the coding sequence ATGGCTACAAGGAATAAAAAAGATGTTACAGCAATTCATAATACTGATTCACAGATCAATAATGAGGTGAATATGGGCAAATTCCCTGGCTTACATCGTCGAGCAATACTGGTTATTGCTATTGCTTTATTGGTCGTGTTTTTTTGGCCGACAAGTGAAAACACTAGTGAGCCACCTCAACCGTCATCATCAACGAATGATCTTCCGGTGCCAATAGCATCATCTACCAATGATCCGGCGTATCAAACACCGATCCCTCAAGCACAAAATAACTCAAATGCCGAACCTGGAATTTCTCCATCAATTGAGGCTCCAACGACAAATGATCATGAGGGAAATATTGCTCAAACAACACCGCAACAAGACACTCAATCAACACCAGCGCAAACATGGCAGACTTATACCATTAAAGAGGGACAAACCTTAGCGCAGCTTTTTAGAGACAATCAACTTCCTGTCAATGATGCATTTTCTATGGCGAAGTCAGAAGACCAACAGAAATCATTAAGCCAATTACGCTCAGGGCAAGCTATTCGTTTACAGCGTAATCCACAAGGTGATGTCAGTATGCTAGAAGTGACAAATAGCGCCGGTACTGTTATCACTTACACTCGTTTGAGTGATGGAAGTTATTACCGTACACCATAG
- the zinT gene encoding metal-binding protein ZinT, producing MQKPILSCVLIMGLLGSAMSVLAHGHHHEKVQTQAQRDAANGIFEDKDVLDRKLSDWEGVWQSVEPYLRSGELDVVLQKKAETKKDKTVEEYRAYYTQGYKTDVDMIGIENNIIEFHQGEKVESCEYHYDGYRILHYESGKKGVRYLFRCDDPTSQAPKFIQFSDHIIAPEKAGHFHLYMGNTSQDELLKELSNWPTYYPYSMKADDIVHEMLYH from the coding sequence ATGCAAAAACCAATTCTTTCTTGTGTTTTGATTATGGGATTATTGGGTAGTGCAATGTCGGTTTTAGCACATGGTCACCATCATGAAAAAGTACAAACACAAGCACAGCGAGATGCAGCGAATGGGATTTTCGAGGACAAGGATGTTCTCGATCGTAAACTCAGCGATTGGGAAGGGGTATGGCAATCTGTAGAGCCTTATCTTCGCAGTGGCGAACTCGATGTTGTTTTACAGAAAAAAGCAGAGACGAAAAAAGATAAAACTGTTGAAGAGTATCGTGCCTACTACACACAAGGCTACAAAACAGACGTGGATATGATTGGTATTGAAAATAATATCATTGAATTTCATCAAGGTGAGAAAGTAGAGAGTTGCGAATATCACTATGATGGTTATCGTATTTTACATTATGAGTCTGGTAAAAAAGGGGTTCGTTATTTATTTAGATGTGACGATCCTACAAGCCAAGCACCTAAATTTATTCAATTTAGCGACCATATTATTGCACCAGAGAAAGCAGGGCATTTCCATTTATATATGGGCAATACATCGCAAGATGAATTACTTAAAGAGTTGAGTAATTGGCCAACTTACTATCCTTATTCTATGAAGGCAGATGATATTGTTCATGAAATGCTTTATCACTGA
- the priB gene encoding primosomal replication protein N, with product MTANNHLVLTGTVCKALIRKVSPAGIPHCQFVIEHRSIQEEAGLKRQSWCRMPIIASGKALQAVTHSITVGSQITVSGFISSHQARNGLFKLVLHAEQIELIDSGD from the coding sequence GTGACGGCTAATAATCATTTGGTGCTAACTGGCACAGTGTGCAAAGCATTAATTCGAAAAGTTAGCCCCGCTGGGATCCCGCACTGTCAATTTGTTATTGAACATCGTTCAATACAAGAAGAGGCGGGATTAAAAAGACAATCATGGTGCCGAATGCCCATTATTGCTAGCGGGAAAGCGTTACAAGCAGTTACTCACAGTATAACGGTCGGCAGCCAAATCACCGTTTCTGGATTCATTAGTAGCCATCAGGCGCGAAATGGATTGTTTAAATTGGTGCTTCATGCCGAGCAGATTGAATTGATAGATTCTGGAGACTAG
- the rpsR gene encoding 30S ribosomal protein S18, translating to MARYFRRRKFCRFTAEGVQEIDYKDIATLKNYITESGKIVPSRITGTRAKYQRQLARAIKRARYLSLLPYTDRHQ from the coding sequence ATGGCACGTTATTTCCGTCGTCGTAAGTTCTGCCGTTTCACAGCAGAAGGCGTACAAGAGATCGATTATAAAGATATCGCTACGCTGAAAAACTATATCACTGAAAGTGGTAAAATTGTACCAAGTCGTATCACCGGTACTCGTGCAAAATACCAGCGTCAGCTGGCTCGTGCTATCAAGCGCGCACGCTACCTGTCTTTATTACCTTATACTGATCGTCATCAGTAA
- the rpsF gene encoding 30S ribosomal protein S6 yields MRHYEIVFMVHPDQSEQVPGMIERYKTAITNANGQIHRLEDWGRRQLAYPINKLHKAHYVLMNVEAPQEVIDELETTFRFNDAVLRNMIMRTKHAVTEASPMVKAKDERRRDIADDLDDEDEVDDVAEDSEE; encoded by the coding sequence ATGCGTCATTACGAAATCGTTTTTATGGTTCATCCTGACCAGAGCGAACAAGTTCCGGGCATGATCGAGCGTTATAAAACCGCTATCACTAATGCAAATGGTCAGATCCACCGTCTAGAAGACTGGGGTCGTCGTCAATTAGCTTATCCAATCAACAAACTGCACAAAGCACACTACGTTCTGATGAACGTTGAAGCTCCGCAGGAAGTGATTGATGAACTGGAAACTACTTTCCGTTTCAACGATGCCGTTCTCCGCAACATGATTATGCGTACTAAACACGCAGTAACTGAAGCTTCTCCAATGGTTAAAGCAAAAGACGAACGCCGTCGTGATATCGCTGATGACCTCGATGATGAAGATGAAGTTGATGATGTAGCAGAGGATTCTGAAGAGTAA
- a CDS encoding adenylosuccinate synthase, producing MSNNVVVLGTQWGDEGKGKIVDLLTERAKYVVRYQGGHNAGHTLVIDGEKTVLHLIPSGILRENVVSIIANGVVLSPEALMKEMTQLEDRGIPVRSRLLLSEACPLILPYHIALDNAREKARGEKAIGTTGRGIGPAYEDKVARRGLRVGDLFDKKAFAQKLKEIIEYHNFQLVNYYKVEPVDYQKTLDDIMAIADILTGMVVDVSDLLYKATQNGELVMFEGAQGTLLDIDHGTYPYVTSSNTTAGGVATGSGLGPRYVGYVLGIIKAYSTRVGAGPFPTELFDEVGDFLREKGQEFGATTGRSRRTGWLDIIAIRRAVQINSLSGFCMTKLDVLDGLKEVKLCVGYRLPNGEVIDTTPLAADDWEGIEPIYESMPGWNESTFGVKDHAQLPQAALNYIKRVEELTGVPVDIVSTGPDRSETIILRHPFDA from the coding sequence ATGAGTAATAACGTTGTCGTATTGGGCACCCAGTGGGGTGACGAAGGCAAAGGCAAGATAGTCGATTTGCTGACAGAACGCGCTAAATATGTTGTTCGCTACCAAGGTGGCCATAACGCGGGTCACACTCTAGTCATCGACGGTGAAAAAACCGTTCTTCATTTAATCCCATCAGGCATTCTCCGTGAAAATGTTGTTAGTATCATAGCAAACGGTGTCGTTTTATCGCCAGAAGCCCTGATGAAGGAAATGACTCAACTTGAAGATCGTGGCATTCCTGTTCGTTCTCGTTTACTTCTGTCTGAAGCTTGCCCATTAATCCTTCCTTATCACATCGCATTAGACAATGCGCGTGAAAAAGCGCGTGGCGAAAAAGCTATCGGTACAACAGGTCGTGGTATCGGTCCTGCTTACGAAGATAAAGTTGCTCGTCGCGGTTTACGTGTTGGCGATCTGTTTGATAAAAAAGCGTTTGCACAAAAACTCAAAGAAATCATCGAATACCATAACTTCCAACTGGTGAACTACTACAAAGTTGAACCTGTTGATTACCAAAAAACCTTAGACGATATCATGGCAATCGCTGATATTCTGACAGGTATGGTTGTTGATGTTTCTGACTTACTGTACAAAGCAACACAAAACGGTGAGTTAGTGATGTTTGAAGGTGCACAAGGTACTTTATTAGACATCGACCATGGTACTTATCCGTATGTAACCTCTTCAAACACAACCGCTGGTGGTGTGGCAACAGGTTCAGGTTTAGGCCCTCGCTATGTTGGTTACGTATTAGGGATCATCAAAGCTTACTCTACTCGTGTAGGTGCAGGTCCATTCCCAACTGAATTGTTTGATGAAGTGGGTGACTTCTTACGTGAGAAAGGCCAAGAATTTGGTGCAACTACAGGCCGTAGCCGTCGTACTGGCTGGTTAGATATCATCGCTATTCGTCGCGCTGTTCAAATCAACTCACTGTCTGGTTTCTGCATGACTAAACTGGATGTGTTAGATGGTCTGAAAGAAGTGAAATTGTGTGTTGGTTATCGTTTACCAAATGGTGAAGTGATTGATACAACACCTTTAGCAGCCGATGATTGGGAAGGTATCGAGCCTATCTACGAATCAATGCCAGGTTGGAACGAAAGTACTTTTGGTGTGAAAGATCATGCTCAACTGCCACAAGCAGCGCTGAACTACATCAAACGTGTAGAAGAACTGACAGGTGTTCCTGTTGATATCGTTTCTACTGGTCCAGACCGTTCAGAAACCATCATTCTCCGTCATCCATTTGATGCATAA